From one Octopus bimaculoides isolate UCB-OBI-ISO-001 chromosome 1, ASM119413v2, whole genome shotgun sequence genomic stretch:
- the LOC106872710 gene encoding uncharacterized protein C2orf81 homolog, protein MQKQRGERGKQAQAAHQVVVLPEIVPGKLTEQHWLELQEGYKNEDYASEIVEDIVNIVLNKAYDIYLERQLLPYTVNAAIEALTLLVEWNFLRRDESQVSPTLQPGWISSEEPVRPEIDNWAPRHYCEESRKLIDNTVQESVSQEEARDMEAAAVKEEAANQHEVPGTENEHQSPKRRKMKPPKFTGVKDIKMPLKFSNTSLKVRFLLHI, encoded by the exons ATGCAAAAGCAAAGAGGTGAACGTGGGAAACAAGCACAAGCTGCACATCAAGTTGTTGTGCTGCCTGAGATTGTTCCTGGGAAACTCACTGAACAGCATTG GTTAGAACTACAAGAAGGGTACAAAAATGAAGATTATGCCAGCgagatagtagaagacattgttAATATTGTGCTTAATAAAGCATATGATATTTACTTGGAACGACAGCTTCTGCCCTATACAGTCAATGCTGCTATAGAAGCTTTAACATTATTAGTTGAA tgGAATTTCCTAAGACGTGATGAATCCCAAGTAAGTCCTACTTTGCAACCTGGTTGGATTTCAAGTGAAG AACCCGTGCGACCAGAAATTGATAATTGGGCACCAAGACACTACTGTGAGGAAAGCAGGAAGCTTATTGATAACACAGTTCAAGAGAGTGTCTCTCAAGAAGAAGCAAGAGACATGGAAGCAGCTGCAGTGAAAGAAGAAGCAGCTAATCAGCATGAAGTGCctgg aACAGAAAATGAACATCAGAGTCCAAAACGTAGGAAAATGAAACCTCCTAAATTTACAGGTGTTAAAGATATCAAAATGCCCTTAAAATTTAGCAACACTTCATTAAAGGTAAGATTTCTACTTCACATATAA
- the LOC106872719 gene encoding uncharacterized protein LOC106872719: MSRLDPDQLPSNRVRVKYHIQECSTPKKAIKPTKSFKYPENKMFSKYIFRRPQQGKSPKKNSHFGTSEYVLSSNFLSLMESIELVPGVKIKDDKTTKSGPKIREPSEHAYNSDDLNRMENDTPQTENNSHSLDRKTALPENFCLPPITSHVSFQKSL, translated from the exons ATGAGCAGATTAGATCCAGATCAACTGCCATCCAATCG GGTCAGAGTGAAGTACCACATTCAAGAATGTTCAACACCTAAAAAAGCTATAAAACCcacaaaatcatttaaatatccagaaaataaaatgtttagcaaatatatatttcgaaGACCTCAACAAG GCAAGTCGCCAAAGAAAAATAGTCATTTTGGCACATCAGAATATGTATTATCATCAAACTTTTTATCACTG ATGGAGTCAATAGAACTAGTCCCTGGAGTCAAGATCAAAgatgataaaacaacaaaatctggCCCCAAAATC CGTGAACCTTCAGAACATGCGTATAACTCAGATGATTTGAACAGAATGGAAAATGACACGCCTCAAACTGAGAATAATTCACATTcattagacagaaagacagcttTACCAGAAAATTTTTGTTTACCTCCAATCACTTCACACGTTTCATTTCAAAAGTCACTGTAA